The following coding sequences lie in one Montipora foliosa isolate CH-2021 chromosome 11, ASM3666993v2, whole genome shotgun sequence genomic window:
- the LOC137976311 gene encoding uncharacterized protein: MAKTDLKSAFRLMPIHPEDWNLLGIYWQSQYYIDLYLPFGLRSAPFLFNQISDALEWVLKHNYGLRHVIHILDDFFLAEKTKFDCLGSFTTLLKVFMSLRVPTVASKTLGPSQVLEFMGVVLDSNRMEARLPEDKLARIRQLLDSFTDRRSARLLDLQSLIGTLQFACRVVVPGRTFLQRIINLTRGVKNRFHHIRLNKEFSRDIQMWKVFIAQWNGRSFFLDSRVTSSPDLQLYTDAASTIGFGGFFNGKWFQGRWPPNLLINKTKGISIEWQELFPIVIACALWYPHFSGKRLQFWCDNQSVVAIINSGSTIQGTRSRCRPDPLHHPAFVHDPLKAEVLKYANWALSWNTNRTYTSGEKRFIQFCLMNRLATPTGDILPASEGTLIYFASFLARTVRHGTIKTYLAAVRNLHIMSGYKDPLRGRLLLKKILRGILRYQGSPRIRRQPVTPGVLLAIRPILRSWLGPRDFSMIWAAFTLGFFAFLRCSEFTYPGVRSFSSKFNLTKDCVTFCPSLVCPQRLLVTLKSSKTDSFRAGQSLVIARCPSLLCPVSAMQQYFLLANPRSGPLFYFQSGRYLTRSSVTHLLRDSARSAGLPHESLKGHSFRIGAASAAAAAGLPDWLIKVLGRWSSDCYQLYIRTPESVLLSAAPKMASVSGDFL, translated from the exons ATGGCCAAAACGGACTTGAAATCCGCCTTTCGTCTGATGCCAATCCATCCCGAAGACTGGAACCTTTTGGGTATATACTGGCAATCTCAGTACTACATAGACCTTTACCTTCCATTTGGGCTCCGCAGTGCTCCCTTCCTTTTTAACCAAATTTCTGATGCCTTAGAATGGGTTCTTAAACACAACTATGGCCTCCGCCATGTTATACACATTTTGGACGATTTCTTTTTAGCAGAGAAAACTAAATTTGACTGCCTAGGTAGCTTTACTACCCTTCTTAAGGTTTTCATGTCCCTTCGGGTTCCCACCGTCGCCTCTAAGACCCTGGGGCCCTCACAAGTTCTAGAGTTTATGGGCGTTGTACTGGACAGTAACCGCATGGAAGCGCGATTGCCTGAAGATAAGCTTGCCAGGATTCGGCAATTATTGGACTCTTTTACCGACCGCCGTTCTGCCCGCCTTTTAGATCTCCAATCCCTTATCGGTACTCTGCAATTCGCTTGCAGAGTAGTAGTCCCGGGTAGAACTTTCCTCCAGCGCATTATAAACCTCACCCGAGGGGTAAAGAATCGTTTTCATCATATCCGTTTGAACAAGGAATTTTCCAGGGATATTCAAATGTGGAAGGTATTCATCGCTCAATGGAACGGGCGATCCTTCTTCCTTGATTCCCGGGTCACCTCTTCCCCCGACCTGCAGCTCTATACTGATGCCGCTAGTACAATTGGGTTTGGTGGTTTTTTCAATGGTAAATGGTTCCAGGGTAGGTGGCCCCCTAATTTACTCATTAACAAGACCAAAGGGATAAGTATTGAATGGCAAGAACTCTTCCCTATTGTTATCGCCTGTGCACTGTGGTACCCGCACTTTTCCGGCAAACGTCTTCAGTTCTGGTGTGATAACCAGAGCGTTGTCGCTATCATTAACTCGG GTTCAACGATTCAGGGAACTCGCTCCCGGTGCCGACCAGACCCCCTGCACCATCCCGCCTTCGTTCATGACCCTCTGAAAGCTGAAGTCCTTAAGTATGCCAACTGGGCCTTGTCGTGGAACACCAACCGCACGTATACCTCTGGGGAGAAAcgttttattcagttttgtcTCATGAACCGCCTAGCCACTCCCACAGGTGACATCCTCCCAGCATCAGAGGGAACTCTTATCTATTTTGCTTCCTTTTTGGCCCGTACAGTCCGCCATGGCACGATTAAGACTTATTTAGCTGCCGTTCGCAATCTCCACATTATGTCAGGCTACAAAGATCCCTTAAGGGGAAGACTCCTCCTAAAAAAGATATTAAGGGGAATTCTCCGCTATCAAGGGTCTCCTCGTATCCGCAGACAACCCGTCACCCCGGGCGTACTCTTAGCCATTCGCCCCATCTTACGTAGTTGGCTAGGACCAAGGGATTTCTCCATGATATGGGCTGCCTTTACCCTTGGCTTTTTCGCCTTCCTTAGGTGTAGCGAGTTTACCTATCCGGGGGTGCGCAGTTTTAGTTCTAAGTTTAATCTTACCAAGGACTGCGTTACATTTTGTCCCAGTCTGGTCTGCCCACAGCGCTTGCTTGTTACACTCAAGTCTTCTAAAACGGATAGTTTTAGGGCAGGGCAATCCCTCGTCATTGCCCGTTGCCCTTCTTTGTTGTGCCCTGTCTCCGCAATGCAGCAATACTTTCTCCTCGCCAACCCACGTTCGGGGCCATTGTTCTATTTCCAGTCGGGTCGTTACCTCACACGGTCCTCCGTCACTCATTTACTTCGGGACTCTGCTAGAAGCGCGGGCCTCCCGCATGAGAGCCTTAAGGGTCACAGCTTTCGCATAGGGGCGGCGTCTGCCGCCGCCGCTGCGGGCCTACCAGACTGGTTAATTAAGGTGTTAGGTCGCTGGTCGTCAGATTGTTACCAGCTTTATATTCGCACTCCGGAATCGGTGTTACTTTCTGCTGCTCCAAAAATGGCCAGTGTATCGGGCGATTTTCTTTAG